The window GAACAATGCAACGAGCTGTTAATCCCCAGTTTCAAGGTTGCTttggaaatacagttaaaagaattcttataaaaaattttgaaacacaaaaagaaaattttaaattttttttgcaaattttgaaggaagaatttgtttaacatctgatatttgaACATTTTTAACTCATAgtggttttttatgtataactgctcattatattgataatgaatgaaaattaaataaaagaattatttcatttaaaataataaatgctccacataatggtaaaaatatagcatctttaataaatgatgaaattatagattttggcattcatgataaaatatttacaataacattagataatgcttcTAATAATGATGCAACAGTATCTAGATTAAAACGATATTGACAAATAAAAGAAgatcaatgtaaaatatttcatgtgcgttgttgtgcacatattttaaatttaattgtaaaagatgGATTAAAATACGTTGATGATACATTAtcaaaaattagaggcattgttGCAGGTCTTAATAGTtttcaagcaaaacatgaattgtttttttattgttgcaaaatgttaaatatgaaaaaaagaaatataaatttggatacgcccactagatggaattccacttataaacttttacaaattattacaaaatatagaaaaatagtagaactatatgaaatacaattaattaacaatgattGTGAAACAGATATTGatgtattaaatgattatgatttgtaTATTGCAGATattttaagagatctttttgaagtatttgatacttcaacaaaaaatttttgtggtgtatattatccatcttcaaaccgagttgtcatgcaaataactaatatttttattgtacttcaaaaatatttaaatttggatatatttaatgatgcaatatttgcaatgatagaaaaatttagaaaatattggggagaaatacctttaattttttatcttgatttaattgtggaccctagattgaaatttgaagctttggatgaatggttaacaattatttattttaatgaccaaataaaaattgaagaaattaaaaatgaaataaattcattattatataatttatataactattataaagaaaaatatggtgatgatattagttctattaaattatcacatacatctacaagttcttcatctttttataaaggagctctagaaatgttaaaaagtcaaaagaagacaacaaatagttctccaaacaACACAATTGATTTAGATAGATAtcttaatattgatttaatttcatttgaagatgatgaagattttgatattttaatatggtggaaatcacaacAACACAAATATCTTGTGCTTTTTATcattgctcgtgatgtactaacagttcctgtgagtacagttgcattAGAAGCTActtttagtgcaggtggaagagtagttagtgaTAAACGGTGCAGCTTAGCGCCATATTCTATTGAAACAAATATATGTGTGAAAGACTGGGCAATAGCAgataaaaagatatttgattctattcaagaagaaaatatgtttgtcgatatggaaaaactaaaatcattaaGATCTTTATGGATTTGCGATAGTTTGCCATCATCGCCaagagataatgattaaaatattttactaaatgtatgtcatatttttatttttatttttgtggttgaaaagtacaaatgattgacaaataagtaggtgccaacctagttgggatgtatttattttgtagtgatgtaaacttttcccatattttcaaatgtaacgtatacattcaatgaataaaatagttaacaatgaatatttttagtaatgtagcattttctatttcttgaatattttttttatatatatatatatttttttaagtagcGGGCCTACGGGCGGGCCAAAATTGGAGCCCATGGCCCGGCCCATCCAGAAATGGGctcgggccgggccgggccacgtgctttttggagacccttagatAATTCTGctctattaaattattaatttttgaagcaaattttatttaagaataaaaagcTTTGATCTCAAGATGCTTATTTAAACCATTTTGACTCGCACCACACCtctaaagaatattttaaaaattaaaaattattttcactttataaaaacttatcatctaaatcattgacttcattaaaaagaataaattcaatGTCATCTTCATCTGTTTGcactctttaatttatttttaaataaaaagagtaTTCGAAATCCTTATAATGCTCTCAAATGTTTTCTActgttatttttaataatttatctattgattcaaaatcaaaatacaaagaaaaaaagaaaaaaatagtttttaaatttagaggcaaatttataataaaaaaggtttttaagaatttatttttaaaacatgttattttttaaaataaatttgaagtattttaaatatttttataaagtattttaagtaacaaatgaaaatatgaataatgttTCATCAATACATAGCATTggtcatttatatatatatatatatatatatatatatatatatatatatttgaattttgaaatataattttatttttaaaaggtaattcataatttgtttttaaaaactatttttaaaaaactgttttcaaaaaagaaatcgAAAACTGGCCTATATTTTTATGACTAATAACTTACAAATACAAAACATTTATACCTGTAAATGTATATTCTCCGcctaaaactaaaactaaagcATTGGTGGGGGTGGGGGGGCGCGCTCAGGGCCATCTGGCAAGTGGCAACTATTTCCGGTCTCCAGAACCAAACGGAAACAGGCATGGCGGACTGGTCTCAACTCCACCCCGAGCTCCTAGACTTCATTGCCAAAAAGTTTAAAATCTACACGGACTATGTCCGCTTCCGAGCCGTGTGCCACAACTGGCGAGCCTCTGTCCCCAAAACGCCGCACCACCTCCCCACTCAACTCCCATGGCTCATGCTTCCTCAATCCCAACCTCACCACACCCACCGCCCCTTCTTCAGCCTCTCCCTCAACAAATTCCACTTCCTCCACCTTCCTGAAGCGTCCCACCGCCGTCGCCGCCGCGGCTCCTCCCACGGTTGGCTTCTTATTCTCGACGAAGCTCCTGAAATCTTTCTCCTCAACCCTCTCACCAGATCCAAGGTCCATCTCCCTCCTCTCTCCACTTTTCCGAATGTTGTCCGCTTCAACTTCGCCGACGTCGGCCGCGAGTACGCTCTCCGGACCTCGTCCGGCAATGTCTACACTCGGAGTCTCAAAAAGATGAGAGATTCGTTTATCAAGAAAACAATTCTCTCGTCGAGTCCTGCCAATGGTTCCGATTTCATCGCAGTCGTTATTCTAAATCAAACCGGCGATTTGGCCCTTTGTAGGAAAAGTGACGATTCTTGGACTTTTTTGGAGGATGCACAATCGTATTCTGAGGATGTTATATTCCATAGAGGATTGTTCTATGCTGTGAATAAGTACGGATCGATTGCTGTGTGTGATGTGAGCGGTTCGTCTCCTAGGGTTTCGATAATTGAAATGC is drawn from Vitis riparia cultivar Riparia Gloire de Montpellier isolate 1030 chromosome 18, EGFV_Vit.rip_1.0, whole genome shotgun sequence and contains these coding sequences:
- the LOC117906155 gene encoding F-box protein SKIP23-like produces the protein MADWSQLHPELLDFIAKKFKIYTDYVRFRAVCHNWRASVPKTPHHLPTQLPWLMLPQSQPHHTHRPFFSLSLNKFHFLHLPEASHRRRRRGSSHGWLLILDEAPEIFLLNPLTRSKVHLPPLSTFPNVVRFNFADVGREYALRTSSGNVYTRSLKKMRDSFIKKTILSSSPANGSDFIAVVILNQTGDLALCRKSDDSWTFLEDAQSYSEDVIFHRGLFYAVNKYGSIAVCDVSGSSPRVSIIEMPQQFGGDLQYLVESGEELLLVTRYLDLTYDVEPDQTSLIYRTTRFQVCRLDSKAPRWEVVSSLGDRALFLGENLSLSLSSVDFPGCKGNCIYYTDDYSEDNYDGIGGEQDLGIFNLEDGSIEPLPCSHFRIRWPPPLWVTPNPC